The DNA region GCCCTAAGGGAGGTGGGAAACGAAAACGCCGCCCGGGAGTACTACCTTCCGGACCTCATCGCCATCTACCGGGCAAAGGGGCGGAAGGTGGCGGCGGTGAAGGGGGTGGCGGAGGAGGCCCTTGGGGTGAACACCCGGGAGGAGCTTTCCCGGGTGGAAGGGGTGCTCCTCCATGCCTTGCGCCGGGAGTGGATGCGAAGGGGGGTGCGCATGATCCTTCCCGAGAGCATCTACCTGGAGGCCAGCGTGGAACTGGCCCCCGACGTGACCCTCTGGCCGGGGGTGGTGCTTAAGGGGCAAACCCGGGTCGGCGAGGGGGCGGAGGTGGGGCCCTATGCGGTCCTCGAGGACACCCTCCTGGAACCCGGGGCCCGGGTCCTGGCCCACACCGTGGCCCAGGGGGCGGTGATCGGCAGGGGGGCCGACGCCGGCCCCTTCGCCCGGCTACGCCCGGGGGCAGTCCTTGGGGAAGGGGCCCACGTGGGCAACTTCGTGGAGGTGAAGAATAGCCTCCTCCACCCGGGGGTCAAGGCGGGGCATCTGGCCTATCTGGGGGATGCGGAGGTGGGGGAGGGCACCAACATCGGGGCGGGGGTCATCACCGCCAACTACGATGGGAAGCGCAAGCACAAGACCTTCATCGGCAAGGGAGCCTTCATCGGTTCCAACAGCGTGTTGGTGGCCCCGGTGCGGGTGGGGGATGGGGCCATGGTGGGGGCGGGAAGCGTGGTCACCCACGATGTGCCCGAGGATGCCTTGGCCATCGCCCGGGAGCGGCAGCGGAACCTATTGGGCTATGCCCGCAGGAAACGGGAGGAGGGCTGATCCCAGCCCGGTGCCACCGCTTTCCCAAGGCCGGGGTGGGGAAGGATAAGAAAGGCTTCACCCTCATTTCAGGCCAGGTGGTAAACTAGGAAATATGAACCTGGGCATGCCGGAAATCCTGGTGATCCTGGTGGTGGCCCTCCTCATCTTCGGGCCCAAGAAGCTCCCCGAGCTTGGCCGTTCCTTGGGCCAGAGCATCCGGGAGTTCAAGCGGGGGGCTCAGGAGATCCGCGAGGAGCTGGAGAAGAGCGTGGACGTGCGGGAAGATAAGGGCCCCGAAGGGGCTAGGTTGGCTAGGGAAGATAAGGGCCCCGAAGGGGCTAGGCTGGCTAGGGAGGAGCTAAAGCCCAAGCCCGTTTCTGAGGCTCCCAGCAAGGCCCCGGAGGTTAGCGAAGCGCAAGAGGAGCGCAAGGCTTGAAGGAAGCACCCCTGGTTGAACACCTCGAGGAGCTCCGGACCCGCATCCTCTGGTCCCTGTTGGCCTGGGTGGTGGGCACGGGGGTGGCCTGGAGCTTCAGGGTCCAGCTTCTGGAGTGGCTGAAGCGTCCCTTGGACCTGGCGGCCAAGCAGAACAGCATCCAGGTGAACCTCATCGTCTTGGACATCACCGAGCCCTTCTTGGTTTCCTTGAAGGTGGCGGCCTTCGGGGGACTGGTGTTGGCCCTGCCCTTCATCGTCTACCAGGTCTGGGCCTTCATCGCCCCTGGGCTTTACGAGCACGAGAAGCGCCTGGCGGCGCCCTTCTTGCTGGGGGCGGGGTTTAGCTTTGCCGCGGGAGCCCTTTTCGCCTACTATGGCTTCCTGCCCTTCGCCATCCCCTTTCTCTTGGGCTTTCTGGGCGAGGTCATCACCCCGCAGATCTCCATCGGCCGTTACATGGGCCAGGTCCTCATGATGATGGGGGTCATGGGCCTGGTCTTTGAGATGCCGGTGGTGAGCTATCTGCTGGCCCGCCTGGGGATCCTTTCCTCCGCTTTCTTGGCCCGCAATTGGCGGATCGCCGTGGTCCTCCTCCTCACCCTGGCGGCCCTCATCACCCCCACGGTGGACGTGGTGTCCTTGGCCATCGTCACCGGGCCCCTTCTGGTCCTCTACTGGGTCTCCGTGCTGGTGGCCAGGGTGGCGGAGCGGGCTAGGCCCAAGGAAGAAGCCGCTTGACACCTCTCGGGGCTTTGCCCCATAGAATAGCCCATGGACGAGCGCATCCTGGCCCTGCGCAAGGAGGTGGACCGGGTTAACCGGGAGATCCTGCGCCTCCTCTCCGAACGGGGAAGGCTGGTGCAGGAGATCGGCCGCATCCAGACCGAGCTTGGCCTACCCCACTACGACCCCAAGCGGGAGGAGGAGATGCTGGCCTACTTGACCGCGGAAAACCCCGGTCCCTTCCCCCCGGAAATCATCCGCAAGCTTTTTAAGGAGATCTTCAAGGCCAGCCTGGACCTCGAGGAGCGGGAGGACCAGAAGAAGTTCCTCTACTCCCGCAAGCACAAGCCCGAGCCCACCCGGGTGCGGGTGGGGCCCGTGACCTTTGGGGAGAAGCCCCTCCTCATCGCTGGACCCTGCTCCATCGAGTCCGAGGAGCAGATAATGGAAACCGCCCGCTTCCTTTCCGCCAAAGGGGTCAGGGTCTTAAGGGGCGGGGCCTTCAAGCCCCGGACCAGCCCCTATGGCTTCCAGGGCCTGGGGGTGGAGGGGCTAAGGCTCGGCCGCAAGGCGGCGGAGGCCTTCGGCATGGTCTTCGTCACCGAGGTCATGGACACCCGGGACGTGGAGGTGGTGGCGGAGTACGCGGATATCCTCCAGATCGGGGCCCGGAACATGCAGAACTTCCCCCTCCTCAAGGAGGTGGGCCGCTCGGGCAAGCCCGTCCTTCTCAAGAGGGGGCTTTCCGCCACCATGGAGGAGTGGTTCTACGCCGCCGAGTACATCCTGAGCCAGGGCAACGAGCAGGTGATCCTGGCGGAAAGGGGCATCCGCACCTTTGAGCGTTGGACGCGAAAC from Thermus neutrinimicus includes:
- a CDS encoding bifunctional 3-deoxy-7-phosphoheptulonate synthase/chorismate mutase, whose translation is MDERILALRKEVDRVNREILRLLSERGRLVQEIGRIQTELGLPHYDPKREEEMLAYLTAENPGPFPPEIIRKLFKEIFKASLDLEEREDQKKFLYSRKHKPEPTRVRVGPVTFGEKPLLIAGPCSIESEEQIMETARFLSAKGVRVLRGGAFKPRTSPYGFQGLGVEGLRLGRKAAEAFGMVFVTEVMDTRDVEVVAEYADILQIGARNMQNFPLLKEVGRSGKPVLLKRGLSATMEEWFYAAEYILSQGNEQVILAERGIRTFERWTRNTLDLSAVALAKQETHLPVVVDVTHAAGRTDLLAPLARAALAVGADGVHVEVHPNPKVALSDNQQQMDLGQFEAFLKAIEDLLGA
- the glmU gene encoding bifunctional UDP-N-acetylglucosamine diphosphorylase/glucosamine-1-phosphate N-acetyltransferase GlmU, encoding MHAHVILAAGQGTRMKSRLPKVLHPLLGKPMLAYAVETALALEPQRLVVVVGHGAEQVTEALKPYPVEVAVQREQLGTAHALLQAEPLLQGFPGPILVTQGDTPLLRPETLRALLERVQEGAGMALLTVELSDPTGYGRILRRGEEVLGSVEEKDASPEIKAIREVNAGAYAFDGLLFQALREVGNENAAREYYLPDLIAIYRAKGRKVAAVKGVAEEALGVNTREELSRVEGVLLHALRREWMRRGVRMILPESIYLEASVELAPDVTLWPGVVLKGQTRVGEGAEVGPYAVLEDTLLEPGARVLAHTVAQGAVIGRGADAGPFARLRPGAVLGEGAHVGNFVEVKNSLLHPGVKAGHLAYLGDAEVGEGTNIGAGVITANYDGKRKHKTFIGKGAFIGSNSVLVAPVRVGDGAMVGAGSVVTHDVPEDALAIARERQRNLLGYARRKREEG
- the tatC gene encoding twin-arginine translocase subunit TatC — encoded protein: MKEAPLVEHLEELRTRILWSLLAWVVGTGVAWSFRVQLLEWLKRPLDLAAKQNSIQVNLIVLDITEPFLVSLKVAAFGGLVLALPFIVYQVWAFIAPGLYEHEKRLAAPFLLGAGFSFAAGALFAYYGFLPFAIPFLLGFLGEVITPQISIGRYMGQVLMMMGVMGLVFEMPVVSYLLARLGILSSAFLARNWRIAVVLLLTLAALITPTVDVVSLAIVTGPLLVLYWVSVLVARVAERARPKEEAA